Below is a window of Cydia splendana chromosome 3, ilCydSple1.2, whole genome shotgun sequence DNA.
tcactgtaataatattattattcagagGAGAGAAGGCATTCACAATTTGTGACGGTACTTATTTAGCGTGCAAtcatataacaaaaaaataaaaattacaaacattattattttattgcgcCTATTGTTTTACAAAACACAAAGCAATAAAATTAGAATTAAATACAATTgcatgactataattattacaatcAATAACATTAAATCATTCataattagtataattactTAGTAGTAGCAGCTAtatatcgctgccccaatattacagggttctatgatacattttcaagatagttgaaattcgacttaatgtcactatgacaatgttcaaatttcagttcgataaaagtgaaacatagaaccctgtaatattggggcagcgatattGTAGCAGTTTCGGGCCGGTTGGTCCAACCCTTgacgtccaaaaattttttttgtagatTCCTCACGttgtgggctatcagaatatacatatgttagccgatttttcttagttttcgagttattaattttttaactattacttttgtcacgaaattccggggtaggtttggaccaccctgtatagagaCTACGTGCAAATCTCGAGTTCACAATAGTAAATCcatcagtacggctaccacgagTTTCACACCGACATATttgctaacgtctgcgtaactttactttctatacagatgtatagaaagtaaagttactcgcactaatatgccagtactagggaatgcaataccgggatacCGGGaacccggtatttcgggatactggtatcccggtattgcattataTTTCCTAGCATGCAATTTGCGGGATTAATCCCGCATGTAATTTAAGCGGGATCCCGCGGGATTTGCGGGATTGAGGAGCGACGTGGACGTGTTAAAACAAGTAACAAGTGCGTGGTCACGCCCCTACTGGCGAAAGTTCTTCACGAAGCCTAGACGCGTCTGTGGAGGAAGGGGATAAGGACACGAAAGGAAATTTCGTCGGATTATGTCTATTTTTTGGTAGATTGAACTTGTAATTGTAATACCTAACGATCTTACGTAACGAATATTTGCTTTTgatacatttttcaaaaataaacatttatttatttatttatttatttcctagCCTATTTCAGTGTCCGACTGCTGAGCAAAtgcctctccccttaatttcatttatttatatggttcgagcaacaccggcttccgacacatcggaagggaggggcccaagcgatatctcaccgtacaaatctttctgccatttttcgcggggggaaaggtgcacacagtcgcacttctcacacacttacatacaaaatccaatctgtaatgacgacataaatacatagaaaatgacacacgtcaaagacaaatctcgcaaacctcgatctctttttgtgtacggacgagtgacaagtgtcacaacacgcacactaacacattttcgttgaagtatgttattgtattctgagagatgagaagtcggatttgtcgctcgaccgatccgcaatttgtactgagcgagcaaaatcgataaatccaacaattacatgagactaaaatataataattgtgtttgaatgtaattaaacgtatgatatgtaaaactaaatattacatgtgaaatgtaacactttctttttgtaaatttgatgtccccgaccgctttttataacaaaaaaccgagcaaacgggcatttttgtgcagcagtgttcacgcgcgcgtctggactcggtctagtgaaaaatccaagtgcaactagttttattacccgcgctagattagattgacgcgctaatcttatacctcggcagaggggaaatagtgcgaatgccgcctcccttccgtgttgctcgaagtttatatgcataaatatttttacacaatacaGTATTGGCGGATTTAAAGAGTTTCAAAGTACTAGGAATCTTACGCTGGGTGTGgaagtatttttttgaaaaatgcaaGTCGTgtaaagcaataaaaaaaaccacacGGGTATTTTATACCGCCCGTAGACAATACTAGTAGTAGTAAATAAATTGTATCATGATTTGACCTGACAATATTGGAAATATATGAATATTtctaaattttgttttaaattaaacctTTAATTCAAGTACCAAACCGTAAAATTACATCTCGTAAGATAGTATCTTGAGGGATCTCGCAAATACCGGGAGCCAGCGGGACTGAGAATAAAAATCCCGCTGAATACCGGGATTGAATTCCTCATGcgggattgcattccctagccaGTACCCGATATTCATAGAAAGTAAGGTTACGCACACGCTACATCAAAAACCTCCTACATACTGCCTCCTAGCCTAAACTGTATATAGTGACCCTGCGTACAAAGCAGGACGTcacgggttcgaatcctggtaaggtcATTTGTTTGTGTGTTGTCAATCATtgtcaaaataattattttaaactgAGAACAGATTTTATCGATTGCtcttttggagaaaataaaacaaaagtttgtaaaatacataaaactaTTTCATTTGATGCATTCTCATACATTTCTTCAGTCTACATGTATTGTATGAACCAGGTACaaaaatttatttacaaatcctAAAGTAGATTGCATTCGAAGAgaagtattatatttaatcatgtTTAGGGTATAATCTTACAGCTGTTGCCACCTCTTCTTTAGTTTGGTCCTTGTCACCCCATCCCCAAATTTGGTGCGATCCATCTCCAGTACGCATAACACGCTTCCGAATGACGTCATCAGAGATGGTCTTCAGGTCATAAGCCCAGCCAATTTTCGCGAAGAATTCTATGAACGCCGTAGTCAACGTAAACATGCCATCGCCAAGTTCTGACGTCCTATAATCCCAAGGAAAGGCGTGATGGTAGTTATGGTTGTTTTCTCCAAATAATATCGGAGAGAGAAAACTAATTTCTGTAGACATCATGGTTTTGTCGTAGGGCCTGTACCCCCATTTGTGGAGAGCGGAGTTGGTCAAAGCAACGGCGTTGTATGTGCAGAAGTGGCGGAACAACACGGGCACGAAGAAGGCGTTTGTCCAGGTCTCGTTCCAGAAGTAGACCGGGGTAACAGTGGGGAGGGTGAAGCAAATAATCGGGACTAGTATTGCGTAATATCTGGAACAATTTGGAAACTTACAGTGCAAATTaaaacgtacactgacatcagaattatattaacgtgcgtctcgctcgcgccaataccaggcgtggctcactccgcaatttcgtcgcgtcgcaacaagtagctacaagtacatccgtcccacaccaattttggtggctagccataggccgcgcgtggcgcttgcgccacctagcggtcatatatAGGGgatgcagtaccggtcccggtaccaagaatttcatttcattcggccatgcccagaaccgggattcccggttcttcccggttctcaaggcatcttttGATAACTTTTAAGAAGTTtttgtgttagcgtacaatctttatgaatgacttattttcatataaataattgcataagaattaataaatgacttattttaataaaaacaataacaattaattggcgttccaacctattttacgaaattaaccggcacactGCCTCCGCCTGGACCGAGCCACACGGCTGTAGCGtatagtcgatgcactcagtcAGCACTATGACGACACGGCCTGCCTGCACGGATgcctactttactaggttagtttgtcgggttatttgggtcccccgtttcatagcaccattattaaatgtcACTTAATatcccgagctaaagtactaaacattactacttttgaaatgggaataaatagtcatatgatgagaaccgggaagtaccggtaccgggtcttcagtaccggttcttttgacactataaaattctcgggaattcccgggaattttagaATCGGGAAtccccgggagcatgccctagtcATATATGTCCTaatcgtaatagacgcgttgtgtttgagagtgaatcttctgtacctagtactattatttattctgtgccaatacgtgtacggacaagtacaagcgaaatgcacgataactgtTAAATCTCATTTTAATGTCAGTGTAGGTACGTTGGAATTGGCCTATTAATTGGTCACGGAGTTGAAAGAGGCGATGAAGAGAGCAACGAAACTAGACACTTCGTTTGCTATACAATCCTTGTATAGCAATCCTTGTATTTTTCCTCTAAAGGggctgattaacagtccgccggacgatatcggcctgtcagttaaacgcaaaatttgacagctccgaataactgacaggctgatatcgtccgggaactgttaatcagtgggccccttaattgAAGTAGCTGCTTTACTATTACTCGTACATTCAATAACAGCGTGAGAAAGTCGTTCCTGCTACTCACTTTCGCTGGAAGTGCAATATGGGGTTAGATTCAACGTCACTAAGGTCCATCCTCTTGCTCTTGCGTTCGAACTCCGGATGTTTCTCCATCATCAGCCAGCCCATGTGGGAGAAGAAGAATCCTCGCGTGGCATTGTACGGATCGGCGTCCGTGTCCACGTATTTGTGGTGCATGCGGTGGTCGTGCACCCAAGATATCACAGAGTACTAAAAACACACACAAAAGTCAGAAAGATTAATAACTACATAAATTTGGACATTGTGGTTTAGCGTTGTTTGAAAGAGCAAAGGGTTTCGGCAAATGGTTAGACCGAATGACGAGATTTTGGAAACGGGTGAGAGGGTTAGGTATTCTACATAAATCTCATTCCCCTGCCTGGCCATACCTATTCGCAAATTCCCAGGAAATTCCGCTATTAGCATCTAATTTTTGGTGACTGTGTAACTCGAGCCAAGTTCTATCTACAACCATATCagctaacccccttattcataaacgcgctataaacctcaattagctaataataatcgtttgtctttatctgtaattttgacttatgtatttgtaagaaagggataaaacataattttctcaaaaatggacggcaaagtcgactttgccgtttaaaaaataggtcgcgaagcgcgtagtttatggtcagtcaaaaattaaaaagttaaaaacattgcagtcgcgattttgggactgcaatgttgcatacaaattccattatttgtcgagttccaaactttttaaaagatgaaatggccatatcaaatgaaggcacaggcccattaaacagccaaacagatgattagtaccgcgactatttagctgtctcaaataggttggcgtattttcggcagaaaaatacacttctatttttttatgaaaaaaataaaaaggcggcaaagctaattttttcaattgtttctacttttttctgtgaaaatatatacgtaagaacgttgcttttgtaaaatatttctatgatatttatatttcttgcaccatttttgagaaaagcactatatatgactcggctggaaggctacttgctggcttcggattcaattaaacggactcccagggtcgtccgtttaaaacgaatcctcagcctgcaagtagctgcttccgagcctcgacaataatgtactattaactaaatcaggcccgtaaagttttatgaataagggggtaaaccT
It encodes the following:
- the LOC134806246 gene encoding acyl-CoA Delta-9 desaturase-like, which gives rise to MAPQETDANGVLFEHDAETEDAALAKTPIQQAGDEEWDNRYVKHILLYGALLYTAGLYGGYLFLVSAKWQTSIFTIFLYVASIMGAIAGAHRLWCHRAYKAKWPLQLILMILQTSSLQYSVISWVHDHRMHHKYVDTDADPYNATRGFFFSHMGWLMMEKHPEFERKSKRMDLSDVESNPILHFQRKYYAILVPIICFTLPTVTPVYFWNETWTNAFFVPVLFRHFCTYNAVALTNSALHKWGYRPYDKTMMSTEISFLSPILFGENNHNYHHAFPWDYRTSELGDGMFTLTTAFIEFFAKIGWAYDLKTISDDVIRKRVMRTGDGSHQIWGWGDKDQTKEEVATAVRLYPKHD